In Burkholderia sp. PAMC 26561, the following are encoded in one genomic region:
- a CDS encoding ABC transporter ATP-binding protein: MATPSAMLKIKGLQVNYGGIQAVKGVDLEVGQGELVTLIGANGAGKTTTMKAITGLKPFSAGDIEYMGQSIKGVPTHELLKRGLAMVPEGRGIFARMSILENMQMGAYLRNDADGIQKDTERMFGFFPRLKERASQYAGTLSGGEQQMLAMARALLSRPKLLLLDEPSMGLSPIMVEKIFEVVREISKEGLTVLLVEQNARLALQAANRGYVMDSGTVTMSGDAKTMLDDPKVRAAYLGE, translated from the coding sequence ATGGCGACGCCAAGCGCGATGTTGAAGATCAAAGGTCTGCAAGTAAACTACGGCGGTATCCAGGCGGTGAAGGGTGTCGATCTGGAAGTCGGGCAGGGCGAACTCGTGACGCTGATCGGTGCGAACGGCGCCGGCAAGACTACGACCATGAAGGCCATCACCGGTCTCAAGCCGTTTTCGGCGGGGGACATCGAGTACATGGGCCAGTCGATCAAAGGCGTGCCGACGCACGAGTTGCTCAAGCGCGGCCTGGCGATGGTGCCGGAAGGTCGTGGCATCTTCGCCCGCATGTCGATTCTGGAGAATATGCAGATGGGTGCCTATCTGCGCAATGACGCGGATGGCATTCAAAAGGACACCGAGCGGATGTTCGGATTCTTTCCCCGCTTGAAGGAACGGGCATCGCAGTATGCGGGAACGCTGTCGGGTGGCGAGCAGCAGATGCTGGCCATGGCGCGGGCGCTCCTTTCCCGCCCGAAATTGCTTCTGCTCGATGAGCCTTCGATGGGGCTTTCTCCCATCATGGTCGAGAAAATCTTCGAGGTCGTCAGGGAGATTTCCAAGGAAGGCCTGACGGTCTTGCTCGTCGAGCAGAATGCACGTCTTGCCTTGCAGGCCGCTAATCGCGGGTACGTGATGGATTCTGGAACTGTCACCATGTCCGGCGACGCTAAGACCATGCTCGATGATCCTAAGGTGCGGGCTGCGTATCTCGGAGAGTGA
- a CDS encoding GNAT family acetyltransferase, giving the protein MIIRTFDAGDRGAVIALWRDVFPEYADASRPQRDPALSIANKMTTQPELFFVAVLDDVVVGTVMCGYDGHRGWVYSLAVSSALRGRGFGRALMLHAEAALSLLGCPKVNLQILSGKAELRGFYEKLGYRVDEVVSLGKRL; this is encoded by the coding sequence GTGATTATTCGAACGTTCGATGCAGGCGATCGCGGCGCCGTGATCGCTCTGTGGCGCGATGTGTTTCCCGAGTACGCGGACGCATCGCGGCCGCAGCGCGATCCTGCCTTGTCCATTGCCAACAAGATGACGACGCAGCCGGAACTCTTCTTTGTCGCGGTTCTCGACGATGTCGTCGTCGGCACGGTGATGTGCGGCTATGACGGGCATCGAGGATGGGTGTATTCGCTTGCGGTGTCGTCCGCGCTTCGGGGGCGCGGCTTCGGGCGTGCCTTGATGCTTCATGCGGAAGCGGCGCTTTCTTTGCTCGGCTGTCCTAAGGTAAATTTGCAGATTCTTTCCGGTAAAGCCGAGCTTCGGGGGTTCTATGAGAAGCTGGGATATCGGGTCGATGAGGTTGTCAGTTTGGGGAAGAGGTTATAG
- a CDS encoding acetolactate synthase large subunit, producing MNGAESLVRTLLASGVDTCFANPGTSEMHFLAALDRVGTLRCVLGLAEGVLTGAADGYFRMRRQPACTLLHLAPGLANGIANLHNAKKAGSGIVNIVGEHATYHLEHDAPLTADIAGLARPMSHWVRTSASSREVAADGAAAVCAAREGAGRIATLILPADASWGEAAGVRRAPAPAPRSEVSAAAVVEAARALREPAAAGTTVLLLGGDALHAQPLEWAGRIAARTGCQLLAEGQNARMARGAGRVKVGRLPFDVDAAVAALAGVRRIVLAGARLPVAFFAYPGKPSLVAPPDCEIVTLASADDSLDAALEALAHELDAGTLPPAHVAARRPPALPADMGRPTSDGIAAVIAAHLPEQAIVVDESVSLGRGFFPPTSEGASHDWLNSVGSSLGYALPVAIGAAIATPQRKVLALVGDGSAMYNLPALWTMAREQLDVTVVILANRSYNVLRGELAKMGGRVTGRVALDMLSLDRPDLDFVALAKGHGVPARRADTLDAFSKALAQSLAEAGPSLIELVV from the coding sequence ATGAACGGCGCGGAGAGTCTGGTGCGCACGCTGCTCGCGAGCGGCGTCGACACCTGTTTTGCAAACCCCGGCACCTCGGAGATGCATTTTCTCGCCGCGCTCGACAGGGTCGGCACGCTGCGCTGCGTGCTCGGTCTGGCGGAGGGCGTGCTGACGGGCGCCGCCGACGGCTACTTCCGGATGCGCAGGCAGCCTGCCTGTACGCTGCTGCATCTCGCGCCGGGCCTCGCGAACGGTATCGCCAATCTGCATAACGCGAAGAAGGCGGGGTCGGGCATCGTCAACATCGTCGGCGAGCATGCTACCTACCATCTAGAACACGACGCGCCGCTGACCGCAGACATTGCCGGTCTTGCACGGCCGATGTCGCATTGGGTACGGACGTCGGCGTCGTCGCGCGAGGTCGCGGCGGACGGCGCTGCTGCCGTATGCGCCGCGCGCGAAGGAGCGGGACGTATCGCCACCTTGATCTTGCCGGCTGATGCATCGTGGGGCGAAGCCGCCGGCGTCCGCCGCGCGCCGGCGCCGGCACCCCGTTCCGAGGTGTCGGCTGCCGCCGTCGTCGAGGCGGCACGCGCGCTTCGCGAGCCGGCCGCGGCGGGGACCACGGTGCTGTTGCTGGGCGGTGATGCGTTGCACGCGCAACCACTCGAATGGGCAGGGCGGATCGCCGCGCGAACCGGCTGCCAACTGCTCGCCGAAGGACAAAACGCGCGCATGGCGCGTGGCGCGGGCCGTGTGAAAGTGGGTCGTCTGCCGTTCGACGTCGACGCGGCAGTGGCCGCACTGGCCGGGGTGCGGCGGATCGTACTGGCCGGCGCGAGACTGCCGGTCGCATTCTTTGCGTATCCGGGCAAGCCGAGTCTGGTTGCGCCGCCCGATTGCGAAATCGTCACGCTCGCATCGGCCGACGATTCGCTCGACGCGGCGCTCGAAGCACTGGCGCATGAACTCGATGCCGGTACCTTGCCGCCCGCGCATGTTGCCGCGCGGCGGCCACCCGCGTTGCCTGCCGATATGGGTCGCCCCACTTCGGACGGCATCGCCGCGGTGATCGCCGCGCATTTGCCGGAACAGGCGATCGTGGTCGACGAATCGGTGTCGTTGGGCCGGGGCTTTTTTCCACCCACTAGCGAAGGCGCGTCGCACGACTGGCTCAACAGCGTCGGCTCGTCGTTAGGCTACGCATTGCCCGTGGCAATCGGCGCGGCGATTGCCACGCCGCAGCGCAAGGTCCTCGCGTTGGTCGGCGACGGCAGCGCGATGTACAACCTGCCCGCGCTGTGGACGATGGCCCGCGAGCAGCTCGATGTGACGGTCGTGATTCTGGCGAACCGGTCGTACAACGTGCTGCGCGGCGAACTCGCCAAAATGGGCGGCCGGGTGACGGGGCGCGTCGCGCTCGACATGCTGTCGCTCGATCGTCCGGATCTGGACTTCGTGGCGCTCGCGAAAGGCCACGGGGTGCCGGCTCGCCGCGCGGATACGCTCGACGCGTTCTCGAAGGCGCTTGCTCAGAGCCTTGCGGAGGCGGGGCCGTCGCTGATCGAACTGGTGGTCTGA
- a CDS encoding branched-chain amino acid ABC transporter substrate-binding protein, with the protein MRVKIQKPLAISVAAMLLTSLATSAVADDVVKIGHVAPLTGGIAHLGKDNENGARLAVEEINAKGLIIGGRKITLQLDAQDDAGDPRTGTQVAQKLVDDKVVAVVGHLNSGTSIPASKIYSDAGIVQVSPSATNPAYTQQGFKTTYRVVATDAQQGPALATYAVKGLKLKSVAIVDDSTAYGQGLANEFEKTARSLGLNVMSHDATNDKAVDFRAILTKIKGENPDAIMYGGMDATGGPFAKQARQLGLRAKVLAGDGVCTDKLADLAGDATDNIVCSEAGMALEKMAGGPAFLAKYQKRFGQPIQIYAPFTYDAVYIVVDAMKRANSTDPAKILAAMPATDYQGVIGETTFDSKGDLKHGVISLYGYKAGKKTLLDVVKM; encoded by the coding sequence ATGCGTGTCAAGATTCAAAAACCGTTGGCGATCAGCGTCGCGGCCATGTTGTTAACGTCGTTGGCAACGAGTGCGGTCGCAGACGATGTCGTAAAGATCGGCCATGTCGCACCGCTTACCGGCGGCATTGCTCATCTCGGTAAAGACAACGAAAACGGAGCCCGTCTGGCGGTTGAGGAAATCAATGCCAAGGGGCTGATCATCGGTGGCCGGAAGATCACGCTGCAACTCGATGCACAAGACGATGCGGGCGACCCGCGTACCGGAACGCAAGTTGCGCAGAAGCTGGTCGACGATAAGGTCGTCGCCGTGGTGGGTCACTTGAACTCGGGCACCTCGATCCCGGCTTCGAAGATCTACAGCGATGCGGGCATCGTGCAGGTTTCGCCGTCGGCAACGAACCCGGCTTATACGCAACAAGGTTTCAAGACGACGTACCGCGTCGTCGCGACCGATGCGCAACAAGGCCCGGCACTGGCTACCTACGCCGTCAAGGGCTTGAAATTGAAGAGCGTCGCGATCGTCGACGACTCGACCGCTTACGGCCAGGGTCTCGCCAACGAATTCGAAAAGACCGCCAGGTCGCTGGGCCTGAACGTGATGTCGCATGACGCGACGAACGACAAGGCTGTCGACTTCCGCGCGATTCTGACGAAGATCAAGGGCGAAAACCCGGACGCGATCATGTACGGCGGTATGGACGCAACCGGCGGCCCGTTCGCGAAGCAGGCCAGGCAGCTCGGCCTGCGTGCGAAGGTGCTGGCTGGCGACGGCGTGTGTACCGACAAGCTGGCTGACCTGGCGGGTGACGCAACCGACAACATCGTCTGCTCGGAAGCCGGTATGGCGCTCGAGAAGATGGCTGGCGGCCCGGCGTTCCTCGCCAAGTATCAGAAGCGTTTCGGTCAGCCGATCCAGATCTACGCACCGTTCACGTATGACGCTGTGTACATCGTCGTCGACGCGATGAAGCGTGCTAACTCGACCGATCCGGCGAAGATCCTGGCGGCTATGCCGGCGACCGACTACCAAGGCGTCATTGGTGAAACTACGTTCGACTCGAAGGGCGACCTGAAGCACGGCGTGATCTCGCTGTACGGCTACAAGGCAGGCAAGAAGACGCTGCTGGACGTGGTCAAGATGTAA
- a CDS encoding tannase/feruloyl esterase family alpha/beta hydrolase codes for MLDATTTDIQPFTAKGKWILVHGLSDELISNQGSVNYYNSLVQKFGQQKVDGFLRFYTIPGFAHGAGDFNASGGLPVLEALEGWVESNNAPGNLVVTDANTPSRTRLMCLYPMYPKYKGTGDINSAASFDCTN; via the coding sequence ATGCTGGATGCAACGACCACCGATATCCAGCCGTTCACGGCGAAGGGAAAATGGATCCTCGTTCATGGATTGTCCGACGAACTCATCTCCAATCAAGGCTCCGTCAACTACTACAATTCCCTAGTCCAAAAATTCGGTCAGCAAAAGGTCGACGGGTTCCTCCGCTTTTACACTATTCCCGGCTTTGCCCATGGGGCGGGAGATTTCAATGCGAGCGGGGGATTGCCCGTACTTGAGGCTTTGGAAGGCTGGGTTGAGTCGAACAATGCCCCAGGAAACCTGGTCGTGACCGACGCTAATACGCCGAGTCGCACCCGGCTAATGTGTTTATATCCGATGTATCCGAAATACAAGGGTACAGGCGATATCAACTCCGCCGCCAGCTTCGATTGCACGAATTGA
- a CDS encoding tannase/feruloyl esterase family alpha/beta hydrolase: protein MTTLQNGELAACDSLDGAADGIISNLGACTFVPSSLRCPGGADTGDNCLSDARIATVNTMQSRVNLPYVLNNGINSSPGFNLSTNFAIGGLGASPAFPVPPNDLALGSMAAGADALVRDLILGDPNANSLNFDPLAPGQYLSRI, encoded by the coding sequence TTGACGACGCTGCAAAACGGCGAACTGGCCGCATGCGATAGCCTGGATGGCGCTGCGGACGGCATAATAAGCAATCTCGGTGCATGTACTTTCGTGCCCTCCAGTCTTCGATGTCCAGGCGGAGCCGATACGGGCGACAACTGTCTGTCGGACGCTCGGATCGCGACTGTGAATACCATGCAATCCAGAGTCAATCTTCCGTATGTACTCAACAACGGAATCAATAGCAGTCCCGGCTTCAACCTTTCCACTAACTTTGCTATTGGCGGGCTCGGGGCTTCCCCGGCGTTTCCCGTTCCACCCAATGACCTGGCTCTCGGCTCTATGGCAGCCGGTGCCGATGCACTAGTCAGAGATTTGATTTTGGGTGATCCGAATGCCAACTCGCTGAACTTTGATCCACTTGCTCCGGGCCAGTATCTCAGCCGAATTTAG
- a CDS encoding IS30 family transposase, translating into MHKANQYEQLQAEERLEIASLRQRGSSIRAMARILGRSASTLSRELRRNSSVLGYVPAAAHALSLARRSNSAGAPKLGPHSACWRVVLTLLEWRWSPQQISGVLKRMFPNDPTLQVSHETIYTTIYAHPGGELRRQLIACLRRAHRARMSRTRGSDRRWQIPNMVSIHVRPPEIEDRVMPGHWEGDFIKGEGNRSSVGVLVERTSRLVLLAKMDDATAESALAGFSAKLNSIPEHLRHSFTYDQGRELSRHQELAAQTGVNVYFCDPHSPWQRGTCENTNGLLREYLPKGTDLSVHSQADLDVIADSLNNRPRATHAFHSPFEVFAATLKAADLATSSKH; encoded by the coding sequence ATGCATAAAGCAAATCAGTACGAGCAGTTGCAAGCTGAGGAACGTCTGGAGATTGCGAGCCTACGTCAACGGGGTTCTAGTATTCGGGCCATGGCCCGAATACTCGGGCGCTCGGCCTCTACCCTTAGCCGCGAGCTCAGGCGCAATAGCTCAGTGCTTGGTTATGTCCCAGCAGCGGCGCACGCACTCAGTTTGGCCCGACGATCCAACAGTGCGGGTGCGCCCAAACTCGGGCCTCACAGCGCTTGCTGGAGGGTCGTCCTTACGCTGCTCGAGTGGCGTTGGTCGCCTCAGCAAATCTCTGGAGTCCTCAAGCGTATGTTCCCAAACGATCCGACTTTGCAGGTCTCGCACGAAACGATTTACACCACTATCTACGCCCACCCAGGCGGCGAACTACGGCGTCAACTCATTGCTTGTTTGCGTCGTGCTCATCGCGCCCGTATGTCGCGTACACGGGGTAGTGATCGCCGCTGGCAAATTCCAAATATGGTCAGCATTCACGTGCGCCCACCTGAAATAGAGGATCGCGTGATGCCAGGGCACTGGGAGGGCGACTTCATTAAAGGCGAAGGCAATCGCTCCTCTGTGGGCGTGTTGGTGGAGAGAACCAGCCGTCTCGTGCTGCTGGCTAAGATGGACGATGCCACAGCCGAATCTGCACTGGCTGGCTTCTCTGCCAAGCTCAACTCGATCCCCGAGCACTTGCGTCACAGCTTCACTTACGACCAGGGGCGCGAACTCTCACGGCATCAAGAACTTGCCGCTCAAACAGGCGTGAACGTATATTTTTGCGATCCACACAGCCCGTGGCAGCGAGGAACTTGTGAAAATACCAACGGCCTGTTGCGCGAGTACTTGCCCAAAGGCACCGACCTTTCCGTCCATAGTCAGGCCGACCTCGACGTCATTGCAGACAGCTTGAACAACCGCCCTCGTGCTACGCATGCGTTTCATTCACCATTTGAGGTATTTGCCGCGACACTGAAAGCAGCGGATCTAGCAACGTCATCTAAACATTAG
- a CDS encoding porin yields MKKFALSSLSLALLGAAGAAHAQNSVALYGVLDESLQYVHNANASNQNFLGLIAGNLQGNRWGLKGAEDLGGGLKAIFQLENGFNPNNGKLGQGGLEFGRQAYVGLQSDQFGTVTIGRQYDPVVDLVQPITADNYFGPTFTTPSDVDNNDNSSRTNSAIKYASNTYSGFQFEAMYAFGGIAGSTGSGQTWSGAATYASGPFSVAAGYIRMDNGNTPAARAAGWGGTSDGTFNSINLPYQTAKSIGIASIGAQYVVGPIAAGLRYSNAQYKPDALSSFKATERYNVGAGFVNYRLTPAALLGLGYTFMHGSGNGSSASYNQISLGGDYNLSKRTDVYLVGAYQRVSGTGATATVGDYDYPSNSTSQELVSLGIRHKF; encoded by the coding sequence ATGAAAAAATTCGCACTGTCTAGCCTCTCGCTGGCACTGCTGGGAGCAGCAGGTGCAGCACATGCTCAAAACAGCGTCGCCCTGTACGGCGTGCTCGATGAGTCGCTTCAGTATGTGCACAACGCTAACGCGAGCAACCAGAACTTCCTGGGTTTGATCGCAGGCAACTTGCAGGGAAACCGCTGGGGGCTGAAGGGCGCAGAAGATCTTGGCGGTGGCCTGAAGGCGATCTTCCAGTTGGAAAATGGTTTCAACCCAAACAACGGCAAGCTGGGTCAGGGTGGCCTCGAGTTCGGCCGTCAGGCATATGTCGGCCTGCAAAGCGATCAATTTGGCACGGTCACAATCGGCCGCCAGTACGACCCGGTCGTCGACCTGGTTCAGCCGATCACGGCCGACAACTACTTTGGTCCGACGTTCACGACACCGAGCGACGTTGATAACAACGACAATAGCTCGCGTACGAACAGCGCAATCAAGTACGCGTCGAACACGTACTCGGGTTTCCAGTTCGAAGCGATGTACGCTTTTGGCGGCATCGCAGGCTCGACGGGTTCGGGGCAAACCTGGTCCGGCGCAGCAACGTACGCAAGCGGTCCGTTCAGCGTTGCGGCGGGCTACATCCGTATGGACAACGGCAATACGCCGGCCGCTCGCGCTGCTGGCTGGGGTGGCACGTCGGATGGTACGTTCAACTCGATTAACTTGCCGTACCAAACGGCTAAGTCGATCGGCATCGCTTCGATCGGCGCGCAATACGTTGTTGGCCCGATCGCGGCTGGTCTGCGTTACAGCAACGCACAGTACAAGCCGGATGCGCTCTCGTCATTCAAGGCGACCGAGCGTTACAACGTCGGTGCGGGCTTTGTGAACTACCGGCTGACGCCGGCCGCATTGCTGGGTCTGGGCTATACGTTCATGCACGGTTCGGGCAACGGTTCGTCAGCATCGTACAACCAGATATCCCTTGGCGGTGACTACAACCTGTCGAAGCGCACAGACGTCTACCTGGTCGGTGCCTACCAGAGGGTATCGGGCACGGGCGCAACGGCGACTGTGGGGGACTACGACTATCCGTCAAATTCGACTTCGCAAGAGCTCGTCAGCCTCGGTATCCGTCACAAGTTCTAA
- a CDS encoding MOSC domain-containing protein → MRPVDETMLDPHVGLESDHYSRDSGKRQVTLIQAESLAAIASHLGLETLAPEVLRRNLVTRGINLLALKDRKFGIGDAMLEMTGECHPCSRLEETLGVGGYHATRGFGGITAKVLTRGRIGVGEAIARIDE, encoded by the coding sequence ATGCGCCCGGTCGATGAAACCATGCTAGACCCGCACGTCGGGCTGGAAAGCGATCACTACAGTCGCGATTCGGGAAAACGGCAAGTCACCCTCATCCAGGCCGAGAGTCTCGCGGCTATCGCAAGTCACCTGGGACTGGAAACGCTCGCGCCAGAGGTTCTCCGTCGCAATCTGGTGACGCGCGGCATTAATCTGTTGGCGTTGAAAGACCGCAAGTTTGGCATCGGTGATGCAATGCTCGAGATGACAGGCGAATGTCATCCCTGCTCGCGTCTAGAGGAAACGCTTGGCGTGGGCGGATATCACGCGACGCGAGGTTTTGGTGGCATAACGGCGAAGGTCCTAACAAGAGGGCGCATAGGCGTAGGCGAAGCCATCGCGCGTATCGACGAGTGA
- a CDS encoding branched-chain amino acid ABC transporter permease produces MDIFIQQIINGLVLGSVYAIIALGYTMVYGILGIINFAHGDVLMVGAMVALSAIGVMQNHMPGIPGPVMLTIALVIAAVVCALVGYTIEKVAYRPLRRAPRLAPLITAIGVSILLQTLAMMIWGRNPLAFPQLLPTDPINVITAGENNPGAVISMTEIVIIVVAFLVMGGLLLLVHKTKLGRAMRAIAESPGVASLMGVNPNFVISATFMIGSALAALAGVMIASEYGNAHFYMGFIPGLKAFTAAVLGGIGNLAGAMVGGVLLGLIEQLGAGYIGNLTGGVFGSNYQDVFAFIVLIIVLVFRPSGLLGERVADRA; encoded by the coding sequence ATGGATATTTTCATCCAGCAGATCATCAACGGTCTGGTGCTTGGCAGCGTCTACGCCATCATCGCATTGGGCTACACCATGGTGTACGGGATTCTCGGCATCATCAACTTCGCGCATGGCGACGTGCTGATGGTCGGCGCGATGGTCGCGCTGTCCGCCATCGGCGTCATGCAGAATCACATGCCGGGCATTCCCGGGCCGGTCATGCTGACCATCGCGCTCGTGATCGCGGCGGTGGTCTGCGCGCTGGTCGGCTACACCATCGAGAAGGTCGCATACCGGCCGCTGCGCCGCGCGCCGCGTCTCGCGCCGCTGATTACTGCCATCGGCGTGTCGATTCTCCTTCAAACGCTCGCCATGATGATCTGGGGCCGCAACCCGCTCGCGTTTCCGCAGCTTCTGCCGACCGATCCGATCAACGTCATCACCGCGGGCGAGAACAATCCGGGCGCGGTGATCTCGATGACTGAAATCGTCATCATCGTGGTCGCCTTCCTGGTGATGGGCGGCCTGCTGCTCCTCGTGCACAAGACCAAGCTCGGCCGCGCGATGCGCGCCATCGCCGAGAGCCCGGGCGTCGCGTCGCTGATGGGCGTGAACCCGAACTTCGTGATCTCCGCGACTTTCATGATCGGCTCGGCCCTGGCGGCGCTGGCCGGAGTCATGATCGCGTCCGAATACGGCAACGCGCACTTCTACATGGGCTTCATTCCAGGCCTCAAGGCGTTCACGGCGGCGGTGCTCGGCGGTATCGGCAACCTCGCGGGCGCGATGGTCGGCGGCGTGCTGCTCGGACTCATCGAACAGTTGGGCGCCGGTTATATCGGCAACCTGACGGGCGGCGTCTTCGGCAGTAACTATCAGGACGTGTTCGCTTTCATCGTGCTGATTATCGTGCTCGTGTTCCGTCCGTCGGGTCTGCTCGGCGAACGTGTCGCGGACCGCGCTTAA
- a CDS encoding ABC transporter ATP-binding protein translates to MSDTKQIRLSVKGVNKRFGGLQALSDVGLQIREGEIYGLIGPNGAGKTTFFNVITGLYTPDSGEFKLDGENYTPTAVYQVAKAGIARTFQNIRLFGGMTALENVMVGRHVRTKHGLLGAVFQTPSERREEREIKERALELLEYVGVLQYADYTSRNLSYGHQRRLEIARALATDPKLLALDEPAAGMNATEKVELTRLLDKIRSDGKTILLIEHDVKLVMGLCNRMTVLDYGKVIAEGLPQDVQKDPKVIEAYLGAGVH, encoded by the coding sequence ATGAGCGATACGAAACAAATCCGCCTGTCGGTAAAGGGCGTGAACAAGCGCTTCGGCGGTTTGCAGGCGTTGTCGGATGTCGGCCTGCAAATACGTGAAGGCGAAATCTATGGCCTCATCGGTCCGAACGGCGCGGGAAAGACGACGTTCTTCAACGTCATCACCGGGCTATACACGCCGGATTCCGGCGAGTTCAAGCTCGATGGCGAGAACTACACGCCGACGGCGGTGTATCAGGTGGCAAAGGCGGGCATCGCGCGCACGTTCCAGAACATCCGTCTGTTCGGCGGCATGACCGCGCTCGAGAACGTGATGGTGGGCCGGCACGTGCGCACCAAACACGGTCTGCTCGGTGCGGTCTTCCAGACGCCGAGCGAGCGTCGCGAGGAACGCGAGATCAAAGAACGCGCGCTCGAACTGCTCGAATACGTGGGCGTGCTGCAATACGCCGATTACACATCGCGCAATCTGTCGTATGGCCACCAGCGTCGTCTGGAGATCGCGCGGGCGCTGGCGACCGATCCGAAACTGCTTGCGCTCGATGAACCCGCGGCTGGCATGAATGCGACCGAGAAGGTCGAGCTTACGCGTCTGCTCGACAAGATTCGTTCGGATGGCAAGACGATTCTCTTGATCGAACATGACGTGAAGCTCGTGATGGGATTGTGCAACCGCATGACGGTGCTCGATTACGGCAAGGTGATCGCCGAGGGTCTGCCGCAGGACGTGCAGAAGGACCCGAAGGTGATCGAGGCATATCTGGGTGCGGGGGTGCACTAA
- a CDS encoding FAD-binding protein encodes MYTFGGLATDLDSRVLASHGPIRGLYAAGEITGHFHGTAPNAVAVLRALVFGRIAGSNAIKDLTGPRE; translated from the coding sequence GTGTATACCTTTGGTGGCCTGGCGACCGACCTCGACTCTCGAGTACTCGCCTCGCATGGACCGATTCGCGGACTTTACGCGGCAGGAGAAATCACTGGTCATTTCCATGGCACGGCGCCGAACGCCGTGGCTGTCTTACGCGCACTAGTCTTCGGGCGCATCGCCGGAAGTAATGCAATCAAGGATCTCACTGGACCGAGGGAATGA
- a CDS encoding ABC transporter permease subunit, with protein MTSIQPIEPSTTLIPKKNATKTLIVGIVVAILVIAAPIVIGAAGGNYWVRVLDFAMLYVMLALGLNVVVGFAGLLDLGYIAFYAVGAYVAALLSSPQLTSQFEWIAHLAPNGLHLPFLIIAPIGMAVAATFGVLLGAPTLRLRGDYLAIVTLGFGEIIRIFMNNLDRPVNITNGPKGITGIDPVTVAGFNLSQTQEFFGFRFPSVYMYYYLFVLGALLVIWVCTRLQHSRIGRAWAAIREDEIAAKAMGINTRNVKLLAFAMGASFGGLSGTMFAGFQGFVSPESFTLWESIVVLACVVLGGMGHIPGVILGAFLLAILPEVLRSTMTPLQNAIFGHQIVDTEVIRQLLYGLAMVVIMLRRPEGLWPAAKHEDKIAKIAKRGNKKPVRA; from the coding sequence ATGACTTCGATTCAACCTATTGAGCCGTCCACGACGCTCATCCCCAAGAAGAACGCGACCAAGACGCTGATCGTCGGCATCGTCGTCGCAATCCTTGTGATCGCTGCACCGATTGTCATCGGCGCGGCCGGCGGCAACTACTGGGTTCGCGTGCTCGACTTCGCGATGCTCTACGTGATGCTTGCGCTCGGCCTCAACGTGGTGGTCGGCTTCGCCGGCCTGCTCGACCTGGGCTATATCGCGTTCTATGCGGTTGGCGCGTATGTCGCGGCGCTCCTCTCGTCGCCGCAACTGACGTCGCAGTTCGAGTGGATCGCGCATCTCGCGCCGAATGGACTTCATCTGCCGTTCCTCATCATCGCGCCGATCGGCATGGCGGTCGCGGCGACTTTCGGCGTGCTGCTCGGCGCACCGACGCTGCGTTTGCGTGGCGACTATCTCGCGATCGTGACCCTCGGCTTCGGGGAAATCATCCGGATCTTCATGAACAACCTTGATCGTCCGGTGAATATCACCAACGGTCCGAAGGGCATCACGGGCATCGATCCGGTGACGGTGGCGGGCTTCAACCTGTCGCAGACGCAAGAGTTCTTCGGCTTCAGGTTCCCGTCGGTGTACATGTACTACTACCTGTTCGTGCTCGGCGCGCTGCTGGTGATCTGGGTCTGCACGCGTTTGCAGCACTCGCGCATCGGCCGCGCGTGGGCCGCGATCCGCGAGGACGAAATCGCCGCAAAGGCGATGGGCATCAACACCCGCAACGTGAAGCTGCTCGCCTTCGCGATGGGCGCATCGTTCGGCGGCCTCTCGGGCACGATGTTCGCGGGCTTTCAGGGCTTCGTGTCGCCGGAGTCGTTCACGCTGTGGGAATCGATCGTCGTACTGGCGTGCGTGGTGCTGGGCGGCATGGGCCACATCCCGGGTGTGATCCTCGGCGCGTTCCTGCTCGCCATTCTGCCCGAGGTGCTGCGCTCAACCATGACGCCGCTGCAGAACGCCATCTTCGGTCATCAGATCGTCGATACGGAAGTCATCCGCCAGTTGCTCTACGGTCTTGCGATGGTCGTCATCATGCTGCGTCGTCCTGAAGGTTTATGGCCGGCCGCGAAACATGAGGACAAGATCGCGAAGATTGCGAAGCGCGGCAACAAGAAGCCGGTTCGTGCTTAA